Proteins co-encoded in one Quercus robur chromosome 8, dhQueRobu3.1, whole genome shotgun sequence genomic window:
- the LOC126696872 gene encoding serine/threonine-protein kinase ATG1a isoform X1, translating to MDLRDPNHQPRLVGDYILGPRIGSGSFAVVWKSKHRHSGVEVAVKEIDLKQLSPKVSENLLKEISILSTIDHPNIIRLFDAIETKDRIYLVLEYCNGGDLAAYILAHRKVSEAIARHFMRQLAAGLQVLQEKHLIHRDLKPQNLLLTRGEVTPLLKIGDFGFARSLTPQGLADTLCGSPLYMAPEIIRNQKYDAKADLWSVGAILFQLVTGKPPFDGNSQLQLFQNILTSTELQFPQGALEELHPDCVDLCRSLLRQDPVQRLTFTEFFNHNFLGEPRPIVEAEHSSVLPMMKPEVGQCSYIASDERLQLHSGHHLNSSSRNQALTTSVTKSVDGDAFSDSMEPIEKDYVIVNAHFASVEDFSYYLESSLQDKSTTRVSPCPSRKSDKDIADAMQTMELTGSSVGAAQSHGSDLLVTSSASSVLRGVQGLTILHPSTRLLLLRQYVQALTELSQEKYNAGHFLESFSVELIVLAIWKKAIQICSSWLASASEGELPESSSTNEPITSRIGAEKHIDFSRPSSVSMWAEQGFVVACDRAEQLSYHIRDMDGAAEMPDAMEIIFQKALTVGKSGAVDEYLQNKVSAAASYSKAMLLLSFIVEEATSLPLSPPFSLTADDKKRIQQYIDNLKSHQTHFLMSRPSS from the exons ATGGATCTTCGTGACCCGAACCACCAGCCCCGCTTGGTAGGGGACTACATACTGGGTCCGagaatcgggtcgggttcattCGCCGTGGTGTGGAAGTCCAAGCATCGCCACTCAGGCGTTGAAGTCGCTGTCAAAGAAATTGACTTGAAACAGCTTAGCCCAAAAGTCAGTGAGAATTTGCTCAAAGAGATTTCCATTCTCAGCACCATCGATCACCCTAACATCATTCGACTCTTTGACGCCATCGAG ACTAAGGATAGAATTTACCTTGTTTTGGAGTATTGTAATGGTGGTGACCTTGCGGCTTATATTCTTGCTCATCGCAAAGTTTCCGAGGCCATCGCTAGGCATTTTATGAGGCAATTGG CGGCAGGATTGCAAGTGCTTCAAGAAAAACACCTCATTCACAGAGATTTGAAACCTCAG AATTTGCTCTTAACAAGGGGGGAAGTGACTCCACTTTTGAAGATTGGAGATTTTGGTTTTGCAAG GTCCCTGACACCCCAAGGCCTGGCCGACACCCTATGTGGTTCACCATTGTACATGGCTCCAGAGATTATTCGAAACCAGAAGTATGATGCAAAG GCTGACTTATGGAGTGTTGGGGCGATATTGTTCCAGCTGGTGACTGGGAAGCCACCATTTGATGGCAATAGTCAATTGCAg CTTTTTCAGAACATCTTAACATCGACTGAGCTGCAGTTTCCGCAAGGTGCTTTAGAGGAACTGCACCCAGATTGTGTGGATCTTTGCAGAAGCCTTCTACGTCAAGACCCAG TTCAGCGATTAACCTTCACAGAGTTCTTCAATCATAATTTCCTAGGGGAGCCCAG GCCAATAGTGGAGGCTGAGCACTCTTCCGTACTTCCAATGATGAAACCAGAGGTTGGGCAGTGCAGTTATATTGCTTCTGATGAGAGATTGCAATTACATTCTGGGCATCATTTGAATTCATCCAGCAGAAATCAAGCATTAACTACATCTGTAACTAAGAGTGTTGATGGTGATGCAT TTTCTGATTCAATGGAGCCTATTGAGAAAGATTATGTCATTGTCAACGCTCATTTTGCTTCAGTGGAGGATTTCTCTTATTATCTCGAGTCTTCCCTACAAGATAAATCCACGACCAGAGTTTCTCCTTGCCCTTCAAGGAAGAGTGACAAGGATATAGCTGATGCAATGCAAACAATGGAGCTGACTGGTAGTTCTGTTGGTGCAGCACAAAGCCATGGATCAGATCTCTTAGTGACATCAAGTGCATCATCTGTATTAAGGGGAGTTCAAGGACTAACCATATTGCATCCTTCGACTAGACTTCTCTTGTTACGTCAGTATGTTCAGGCTCTTACAGAACTATCGCAAGAAAAG TATAATGCAGGACATTTTCTAGAATCATTTTCAGTTGAGCTAATTGTTTTGGCTATATGGAAGAAAGCTATTCAAATCTGCAGCTCTTGGCTGGCTTCCGCTTCAGAAGGTGAATTACCTGAAAGTAGTTCCACCAATGAACCCATAACTTCTAGAATAGGTGCGGAGAAACATATAGATTTTAGCAGGCCTTCATCTGTTTCCATGTGGGCAGAACAAGGGTTTGTTGTTGCATGTGATCGTGCGGAACAGTTGTCCTATCATATCAGAGATATGGACG GTGCTGCTGAGATGCCAGATGCGATGGAAATCATATTCCAAAAAGCACTTACTGTTGGGAAAAGTGGAGCT GTAGATGAATATTTACAGAACAAGGTTAGTGCAGCAGCATCGTACTCGAAAGCAATGCTTCTGCTTTCGTTTATTGTGGAAGAAGCAACATCCCTGCCATTGAGCCCACCTTTTTCATTAACTGCTGATGATAAGAAGCGGATCCAGCAATACATTGACAACTTGAAGTCCCATCAGACTCACTTCCTGATGTCACGGCCTTCCTCCTAA
- the LOC126696874 gene encoding probably inactive receptor-like protein kinase At2g46850, translating to MLPLFFASLFLLRLFNQLPLSHSLIEPQHHHQELQTLLLLNQCNEKCGSFDHIPFPFHLNTSCGSVPFSAFRLSCQNFTTLFLNIGSESYRVLEFFSDGVLVDFPGLSSCRQYNDLHSFSFAKNDNFAVSVDNVIGLYDCEDSSLCKAECETIDLPGCDGSDGGTGCCYPLSDHSIWHVGDGFSGFSKFGCRGFSSWTVLRGTNSGKRGVKLEWAIPRNLSSGACASNADIVNATAVQAGVRCLCEDGFVGNGFANGAGCLKSCIKDGQEVHGSDCYTKGHGEKKAIIIAGVLATVFIIASLIAIFYLLKRPVKQGKYDPDKGYFHSTISFRKACTTRLFAYHELDQATKGFEEAQKLVDSSNGTIYAGVLGDGLHIAVHKLQCDNERDLLQVLSQIEVLSAVQHRNMARLLGCCIDSGYNPLVLYEYPANGTLEEHLHQRREHSISLDWYKRLHIAAETASVLAFLQYEISPPIFHHHLKSGYIFLDQDFSVKIAGFGLLSSSLRNGADLYNSYEGSCCLHKNDVYDMGMLLLEIIAGSNHLDMPTVALQKMRSGKLEEIVDPLLYYHEQPPFRREQIEIVADLATRCFLFGADGKLGMIDVARELVHITKESIDGGSKRVPALEETFSNSSLLQMISMSPDSIYVP from the exons ATGTTACCTCTATTCTTTGCTTCCTTGTTTCTCCTCAGGCTTTTTAACCAACTACCTTTATCTCACTCTCTTATAGAACCACAACACCACCACCAAGAGCTACAAACCCTCTTGCTTCTAAATCAATGTAATGAAAAATGTGGGAGCTTTGATCATATCCCATTTCCATTTCACTTGAACACTTCATGTGGCTCTGTACCTTTTAGTGCTTTTCGTCTCTCTTGCCAAAACTTCACCACCCTTTTTCTCAACATTGGCTCTGAGAGCTACCGGGTTCTTGAATTCTTTTCTGATGGTGTGCTAGTGGATTTTCCAGGTCTCTCTTCTTGTCGTCAGTATAATGACTTACACTCATTCAGTTTTGCTAAAAATGATAACTTTGCCGTGTCGGTTGATAATGTGATTGGCTTGTATGACTGTGAGGATTCTTCTTTGTGTAAAGCAGAATGTGAAACAATTGACTTGCCTGGTTGTGATGGCAGTGATGGTGGTACTGGTTGTTGCTACCCACTCTCTGATCATAGTATATGGCATGTTGGAGATGGGTTTTCGGGATTTTCCAAATTTGGTTGCAGAGGGTTCTCAAGTTGGACTGTTCTGCGAGGGACTAATTCAGGTAAGCGTGGAGTTAAGTTGGAATGGGCTATTCCAAGAAATTTATCTAGTGGAGCTTGTGCTAGCAATGCAGACATTGTCAATGCTACAGCAGTTCAAGCAGGGGTGAGGTGCCTGTGTGAGGATGGGTTTGTAGGCAATGGATTTGCTAATGGAGCAGGGTGCTTGAAGT CATGCATCAAGGATGGACAGGAAGTACATGGGAGTGACTGCTATACCAAAGGACATGGTGAAAAGAAAGCGATTATTATAGCTG GAGTTCTTGCAACAGTTTTCATAATCGCCTCCTTGATAGCAATTTTTTATCTACTTAAGCGGCCTGTAAAGCAGGGGAAATATGACCCAGATAAGGGTTACTTTCACAGCACCATCTCATTCCGGAAAGCTTGTACAACTCGATTATTCGCTTACCATGAGCTAGACCAAGCCACCAAAGGGTTTGAAGAGGCTCAGAAACTTGTAGACAGTAGTAATGGAACAATCTATGCTGGGGTTCTTGGGGATGGATTGCACATAGCTGTGCATAAATTACAATGTGACAATGAAAGAGACCTGCTTCAAGTTCTATCCCAAATTGAGGTTTTATCTGCAGTTCAACACAGGAATATGGCCCGCCTCCTTGGATGTTGTATTGACTCTGGCTACAACCCACTAGTTCTCTATGAGTATCCCGCAAATGGTACCTTGGAGGAACATTTACATCAAAGGAGAGAACATAGTATTAGTCTTGACTGGTACAAAAGACTGCACATTGCTGCTGAAACAGCTAGTGTTCTTGCATTCCTGCAGTATGAAATTTCTCCTCCTATCTTCCACCATCATCTCAAATCCGGTTACATTTTTTTAGACCAAGATTTTTCTGTGAAGATTGCTGGGTTTGGTCTACTTAGCTCAAGCCTTAGGAATGGGGCTGATTTGTATAACAGCTATGAAGGTTCGTGTTGTTTGCACAAAAATGATGTTTATGACATGGGTATGCTGCTTCTTGAGATTATTGCAGGCTCAAATCACCTAGACATGCCAACTGTAGCTTTGCAAAAAATGAGGAGTGGAAAGCTAGAAGAGATTGTGGATCCACTCCTTTACTATCATGAGCAACCGCCTTTTCGCAGGGAGCAAATAGAGATTGTTGCAGACCTTGCAACGAGGTGCTTCTTGTTTGGTGCAGATGGCAAACTTGGTATGATCGATGTTGCAAGGGAATTGGTACATATTACTAAAGAAAGCATTGATGGAGGTAGCAAGAGGGTTCCTGCACTAGAGGAAACATTTTCAAATTCCAGTCTCCTTCAAATGATATCCATGTCTCCTGATTCTATATATGTGCCTTGA
- the LOC126696872 gene encoding serine/threonine-protein kinase ATG1a isoform X2, with protein MDLRDPNHQPRLVGDYILGPRIGSGSFAVVWKSKHRHSGVEVAVKEIDLKQLSPKVSENLLKEISILSTIDHPNIIRLFDAIETKDRIYLVLEYCNGGDLAAYILAHRKVSEAIARHFMRQLAAGLQVLQEKHLIHRDLKPQNLLLTRGEVTPLLKIGDFGFARSLTPQGLADTLCGSPLYMAPEIIRNQKYDAKADLWSVGAILFQLVTGKPPFDGNSQLQLFQNILTSTELQFPQGALEELHPDCVDLCRSLLRQDPVQRLTFTEFFNHNFLGEPRPIVEAEHSSVLPMMKPEVGQCSYIASDERLQLHSGHHLNSSSRNQALTTSVTKSVDVSDSMEPIEKDYVIVNAHFASVEDFSYYLESSLQDKSTTRVSPCPSRKSDKDIADAMQTMELTGSSVGAAQSHGSDLLVTSSASSVLRGVQGLTILHPSTRLLLLRQYVQALTELSQEKYNAGHFLESFSVELIVLAIWKKAIQICSSWLASASEGELPESSSTNEPITSRIGAEKHIDFSRPSSVSMWAEQGFVVACDRAEQLSYHIRDMDGAAEMPDAMEIIFQKALTVGKSGAVDEYLQNKVSAAASYSKAMLLLSFIVEEATSLPLSPPFSLTADDKKRIQQYIDNLKSHQTHFLMSRPSS; from the exons ATGGATCTTCGTGACCCGAACCACCAGCCCCGCTTGGTAGGGGACTACATACTGGGTCCGagaatcgggtcgggttcattCGCCGTGGTGTGGAAGTCCAAGCATCGCCACTCAGGCGTTGAAGTCGCTGTCAAAGAAATTGACTTGAAACAGCTTAGCCCAAAAGTCAGTGAGAATTTGCTCAAAGAGATTTCCATTCTCAGCACCATCGATCACCCTAACATCATTCGACTCTTTGACGCCATCGAG ACTAAGGATAGAATTTACCTTGTTTTGGAGTATTGTAATGGTGGTGACCTTGCGGCTTATATTCTTGCTCATCGCAAAGTTTCCGAGGCCATCGCTAGGCATTTTATGAGGCAATTGG CGGCAGGATTGCAAGTGCTTCAAGAAAAACACCTCATTCACAGAGATTTGAAACCTCAG AATTTGCTCTTAACAAGGGGGGAAGTGACTCCACTTTTGAAGATTGGAGATTTTGGTTTTGCAAG GTCCCTGACACCCCAAGGCCTGGCCGACACCCTATGTGGTTCACCATTGTACATGGCTCCAGAGATTATTCGAAACCAGAAGTATGATGCAAAG GCTGACTTATGGAGTGTTGGGGCGATATTGTTCCAGCTGGTGACTGGGAAGCCACCATTTGATGGCAATAGTCAATTGCAg CTTTTTCAGAACATCTTAACATCGACTGAGCTGCAGTTTCCGCAAGGTGCTTTAGAGGAACTGCACCCAGATTGTGTGGATCTTTGCAGAAGCCTTCTACGTCAAGACCCAG TTCAGCGATTAACCTTCACAGAGTTCTTCAATCATAATTTCCTAGGGGAGCCCAG GCCAATAGTGGAGGCTGAGCACTCTTCCGTACTTCCAATGATGAAACCAGAGGTTGGGCAGTGCAGTTATATTGCTTCTGATGAGAGATTGCAATTACATTCTGGGCATCATTTGAATTCATCCAGCAGAAATCAAGCATTAACTACATCTGTAACTAAGAGTGTTGATG TTTCTGATTCAATGGAGCCTATTGAGAAAGATTATGTCATTGTCAACGCTCATTTTGCTTCAGTGGAGGATTTCTCTTATTATCTCGAGTCTTCCCTACAAGATAAATCCACGACCAGAGTTTCTCCTTGCCCTTCAAGGAAGAGTGACAAGGATATAGCTGATGCAATGCAAACAATGGAGCTGACTGGTAGTTCTGTTGGTGCAGCACAAAGCCATGGATCAGATCTCTTAGTGACATCAAGTGCATCATCTGTATTAAGGGGAGTTCAAGGACTAACCATATTGCATCCTTCGACTAGACTTCTCTTGTTACGTCAGTATGTTCAGGCTCTTACAGAACTATCGCAAGAAAAG TATAATGCAGGACATTTTCTAGAATCATTTTCAGTTGAGCTAATTGTTTTGGCTATATGGAAGAAAGCTATTCAAATCTGCAGCTCTTGGCTGGCTTCCGCTTCAGAAGGTGAATTACCTGAAAGTAGTTCCACCAATGAACCCATAACTTCTAGAATAGGTGCGGAGAAACATATAGATTTTAGCAGGCCTTCATCTGTTTCCATGTGGGCAGAACAAGGGTTTGTTGTTGCATGTGATCGTGCGGAACAGTTGTCCTATCATATCAGAGATATGGACG GTGCTGCTGAGATGCCAGATGCGATGGAAATCATATTCCAAAAAGCACTTACTGTTGGGAAAAGTGGAGCT GTAGATGAATATTTACAGAACAAGGTTAGTGCAGCAGCATCGTACTCGAAAGCAATGCTTCTGCTTTCGTTTATTGTGGAAGAAGCAACATCCCTGCCATTGAGCCCACCTTTTTCATTAACTGCTGATGATAAGAAGCGGATCCAGCAATACATTGACAACTTGAAGTCCCATCAGACTCACTTCCTGATGTCACGGCCTTCCTCCTAA